The following are from one region of the Halogeometricum sp. S3BR5-2 genome:
- a CDS encoding ABC transporter permease yields MSLRDSAERLVRASAFERFLISAAALILSIAVGFVLILAAGRMTTCTTAATSYFGVGFCYDPVTVYDRLFLGAFGNVFADPLNGQFATTLSETTVLMFTGVAVAVAFRAGIFNIGTQGQLVVGALATAVGVLAASPLVSGLLGTLLLVPFGLLVGALFGGAYGAIPGLLKAYADANEVITTIMLNFVATSVALFLVQDHFADPESAATQTVPLPDYAVFPSTVFRPRDDFSLLAFLFAVAVLVGIYVFLERTSLGYDLRTSGIQPEAAEYGGVDAPRTVVASMALSGALGGLGGAVYVLMILGNFQTGVPSYGFDGITVSILAGNNPLGVGFAALLFGVLKSGSIVVDVGTDVPPQLVGVLRGLIILFVAMPEFFRMVGRRVWTFEDEPSSRPVTDGGTEAETGGERDE; encoded by the coding sequence GTGAGTCTCCGCGACAGCGCGGAACGGCTCGTCCGGGCCTCGGCGTTCGAGCGGTTCCTCATCAGCGCCGCGGCGCTCATCCTCTCTATCGCCGTCGGGTTCGTCCTCATCCTCGCCGCGGGGCGGATGACGACGTGCACGACGGCGGCCACCTCCTACTTCGGCGTCGGCTTCTGTTACGACCCCGTCACCGTCTACGACCGCCTGTTCCTCGGCGCGTTCGGCAACGTCTTCGCCGACCCGCTGAACGGGCAGTTCGCGACGACGCTGTCGGAGACGACGGTGCTGATGTTCACGGGCGTCGCCGTCGCCGTCGCCTTCCGCGCCGGCATCTTCAATATCGGGACGCAGGGACAGCTCGTGGTCGGCGCGCTGGCGACGGCCGTCGGCGTGCTGGCCGCCTCGCCGCTGGTCAGCGGCCTGCTCGGGACGCTGCTGCTCGTCCCGTTCGGCCTCCTCGTCGGCGCCCTCTTCGGCGGCGCCTACGGCGCGATTCCGGGGCTGCTGAAGGCCTACGCGGACGCCAACGAGGTCATCACGACCATCATGCTGAACTTCGTCGCCACCTCCGTGGCGCTGTTCCTCGTACAGGACCACTTCGCGGACCCCGAGAGCGCGGCGACGCAGACGGTGCCGCTCCCGGACTACGCGGTGTTCCCCAGCACGGTGTTCAGACCGCGCGACGACTTCTCGCTTCTCGCCTTCCTCTTCGCCGTCGCCGTCCTCGTGGGCATCTACGTCTTCCTCGAACGGACCTCGCTCGGCTACGACCTCCGGACGAGCGGAATTCAGCCCGAGGCCGCCGAGTACGGCGGCGTCGACGCGCCGCGCACCGTCGTCGCCAGCATGGCGCTGTCGGGCGCCCTGGGCGGTCTCGGGGGCGCGGTGTACGTGCTCATGATTCTCGGGAACTTCCAGACGGGCGTCCCGTCGTACGGCTTCGACGGCATCACCGTCTCCATCCTCGCGGGGAACAACCCGCTCGGCGTCGGCTTCGCGGCGCTGCTGTTCGGCGTCCTCAAGAGCGGTTCCATCGTCGTCGACGTCGGGACGGACGTGCCGCCGCAACTGGTCGGCGTCCTCCGCGGTCTCATCATCCTGTTCGTCGCCATGCCGGAGTTCTTCCGGATGGTCGGACGGCGCGTGTGGACGTTCGAGGACGAACCGAGTTCCCGCCCGGTCACGGACGGCGGTACCGAGGCGGAGACGGGAGGTGAGCGCGATGAGTAA
- a CDS encoding ABC transporter permease, producing the protein MSNDSLGAVGFAGDLSWRRVLVGAAALGLAVLVVAGLIAPESDAGRLLGILTSQSTLAATLRLSVPIAFAALGGIFAEKSGVINIGLEGLLIIAAFSGVYLADVTGSVWMGLMGGVVASTVLAALFAVVCIEFRADQVIAGLAVWLIALGLAPFASQVVYGGPNTTSVETVGTLTIPFLSGIPFFGALFDATPFVYLMFVAVALSWYVLNRTTFGRWVRASGENPKALDTAGVDVQRVRYAAVLLSGVLAGVGGAALSLSLGQFTGNGATMVNGKGFIAIVAYLFGNYNPVGAFLSTVLFAGLDALQLTLQARDIFDIPQPLVRTIPYLTVIVVLALFGRTRTPAAAGDHYESGDD; encoded by the coding sequence ATGAGTAACGACTCGCTCGGCGCCGTCGGCTTCGCCGGCGACCTGTCGTGGCGCCGCGTCCTCGTCGGCGCCGCGGCCCTCGGACTCGCCGTCCTCGTCGTCGCCGGCCTCATCGCCCCCGAGTCGGACGCCGGCCGACTGCTCGGCATCCTGACGTCGCAGAGCACGCTCGCGGCGACGCTCCGCCTCTCGGTTCCAATCGCGTTCGCGGCGCTCGGCGGTATCTTCGCGGAGAAGAGCGGCGTCATCAACATCGGGCTCGAAGGCCTGCTCATCATCGCGGCGTTCAGCGGCGTCTACCTCGCCGACGTCACGGGAAGCGTCTGGATGGGACTCATGGGCGGCGTCGTCGCGAGCACGGTGCTCGCGGCGCTGTTCGCCGTCGTCTGCATCGAGTTCCGGGCCGACCAAGTCATCGCCGGCCTCGCCGTCTGGCTCATCGCGCTCGGACTCGCGCCGTTCGCCTCGCAGGTGGTGTACGGCGGACCGAACACCACCAGCGTCGAGACGGTGGGCACGCTGACGATTCCCTTCCTCTCGGGGATACCGTTCTTCGGCGCCCTGTTCGACGCGACGCCGTTCGTCTATCTCATGTTCGTCGCCGTCGCCCTCTCGTGGTACGTCCTCAACCGGACGACGTTCGGCCGCTGGGTCCGCGCGAGCGGCGAGAACCCGAAGGCGCTCGACACGGCCGGCGTCGACGTCCAGCGCGTGCGCTACGCGGCCGTGCTGCTGTCGGGCGTCCTCGCGGGCGTCGGCGGCGCGGCGCTCTCTCTGAGCCTCGGACAGTTCACGGGCAACGGCGCGACGATGGTCAACGGCAAGGGGTTCATCGCCATCGTCGCCTACCTGTTCGGCAACTACAACCCGGTCGGAGCGTTCCTCTCCACGGTGTTGTTCGCCGGTCTCGACGCCCTGCAGTTGACGCTGCAGGCGCGGGACATCTTCGACATCCCGCAACCGCTCGTCCGGACCA